One window of Athalia rosae chromosome 2, iyAthRosa1.1, whole genome shotgun sequence genomic DNA carries:
- the LOC112695058 gene encoding hornerin-like, giving the protein MKMVKIIALFAVTIVSWHVVTGNLGPYTRGGGKGRGNGRVDDHSCEESGGPGHPGGHGGGGRDKDIDHSCEDSGKQGHQGGPGNKGKNDGYSCEELDGRGYQGGYGGGGRDKDIDHSCEDSGQQDHKGGPGSKGGNDDHSCEESGGPGHPGGHGGGGRDKDIDHSCEDSGQEDHKGGPGSKGGNDDYSCEESSDQGQGDTYRNREWSGSGLKNGIKLVTKWVTKILGASCEEEEGGHGQQGSEGNGSESCESNSDNENDDSQSNSSCEDVGSYDHTSVSASESCSESGSRSSRESGSRSYSESGSESGSGSSEESGSKSCSESGSESSSRSSRESGSRSYSESYSKSGSGSSGESGSRSCSESGSESGSRSSRESGSRSYSESYSKSGSGSSGESGSRSCSESGSESGSRSSRESGSRSYSESYSKSGSGSSGESGSRSCSESGSESGSGSSEESGSKSCSESGSESASRSSRESGSRSYSESYSKSGSGSSGESGSRSCSEPGSESGSRSSRESGSRSYSESYSKSGSGSSEESGSRSCSESGSESGSGSSRESGSRSYSESFSKSGSRSSRESGSRSYSESGSESGSRSSRESGSRSYSESYSKSGSGSSEESGSRSCSESGSESGSRSSRESGSRSYSESYSKSGSGSSEESGSRSCSESGSESGSGSSRESGSRSYSESYSKSGSGSSEESGSRSCSESGSESGSGSSRESGSRSYSESYSKSGSGSSEESGSKSCSESGSESGSSSHHRHSSGSSTGKHSNSGHTDSNKSRSGSSSGSTSSSGGNSSSKNKSGSYSGSKSNSGSHKSGYSFTKTIVDNKDQEPQLVRYESTIVSFTFFSNLQYTKSTVHRLKEQSNIMAKLILLFVVVTLCCHLVAGKPSPGGYDDGGHGSGKGKPKPSGGSYSGGHGSGSGSSGSSSGSGSTSGGGSSSSSGSGSSNGSGSSSGSSSSDKSSSGSSSGSGSSSGSSSSDKSSSGSSSGSGSSSGSSSSDKSSSGSSSGSGSSSGSSSSDKSSSGSSSGSGSNSGSSSSDKSSSGSSSGSGSSSGSSSSHKSGSGSSSGSGSSSGSGSSHKSGSGSSSGSGSSSGSGSSHKSSSGSSSGSGSSSGSSSSDKSSSGSSSGSGSSSGSSSSDKSSSGSSSGSGSSSGSSSSDKSSSGSSSGSGSSSGSSSSDKSSSGSSNGSGSSSGSSSSDNSGSGSSSGAHSHSGDGHSGKGGSGSGHGGKGHKDPCDDVHTY; this is encoded by the exons ATGAAGatggtgaaaataattgcgCTATTTGCTGTGACTATTGTTTCCTGGCATGTAGTAACTGGCAACTTAGGCCCATATACAAGGGGTGGCGGTAAAGGAAGAGGTAACGGCAGAGTTGATGATCATTCCTGCGAGGAATCTGGTGGCCCAGGTCATCCAGGAGGTCATGGTGGTGGAGGCAGAGACAAAGATATTGACCATTCTTGTGAGGATTCAGGAAAACAAGGTCATCAAGGAGGTCCAGGTAACAAAGGTAAAAATGACGGTTATTCCTGTGAGGAATTAGATGGCAGAGGTTATCAAGGAGGATATGGTGGCGGAGGAAGAGACAAAGATATTGACCATTCTTGTGAGGATTCTGGACAACAAGACCATAAAGGAGGTCCAGGTAGCAAAGGTGGAAATGACGATCATTCCTGCGAGGAATCTGGTGGCCCAGGTCATCCAGGAGGTCATGGTGGTGGAGGCAGAGACAAAGATATTGACCATTCTTGTGAGGATTCTGGACAAGAGGACCATAAAGGAGGTCCAGGTAGCAAAGGTGGAAATGATGATTATTCCTGTGAGGAATCTAGTGACCAGGGTCAAGGTGATACATACCGCAATCGCGAGTGGTCTGGTTCAGGGTTGAAAAACGGAATCAAATTAGTGACGAAATGGGTGACCAAAATCCTTGGCGCAAGCTgcgaggaagaagaaggtgGCCATGGTCAGCAAGGTAGTGAAGGTAATGGAAGCGAGAGCTGTGAAAGCAACAGTGACAATGAGAATGATGATAGTCAAAGCAATAGCAGCTGTGAAGATGTAGGGAGTTACGATCACACTTCGGTATCAGCTAGTGAATCTTGCTCAGAATCTGGTAGCAGAAGTTCCAGAGAGAGCGGTTCCAGATCATACAGCGAATCGGGATCAGAATCCGGTAGTGGAAGTTCCGAAGAGAGCGGTTCCAAATCATGCAGCGAATCGGGATCCGAATCCAGTAGCAGAAGTTCTAGAGAGAGCGGTTCCAGATCATACAGCGAATCCTACTCGAAATCCGGTAGTGGAAGTTCCGGAGAGAGCGGTTCCAGATCATGCAGCGAATCGGGATCAGAATCCGGTAGCAGAAGTTCTAGAGAGAGCGGTTCCAGATCATACAGCGAATCCTACTCGAAATCCGGTAGTGGAAGTTCCGGAGAGAGCGGTTCCAGATCATGCAGCGAATCGGGATCAGAATCCGGTAGCAGAAGTTCTAGAGAGAGCGGTTCCAGATCATACAGCGAATCCTACTCGAAATCCGGTAGTGGAAGTTCCGGAGAGAGCGGTTCCAGATCATGCAGCGAATCGGGATCAGAATCCGGTAGTGGAAGTTCCGAAGAGAGCGGTTCCAAATCATGCAGCGAATCGGGATCCGAATCCGCTAGCAGAAGTTCCAGAGAGAGCGGTTCCAGATCATACAGCGAATCCTACTCGAAATCCGGTAGTGGAAGTTCCGGAGAGAGCGGTTCCAGATCATGCAGCGAACCGGGATCAGAATCCGGTAGCAGAAGTTCCAGAGAGAGCGGTTCCAGATCATACAGCGAATCCTACTCGAAATCCGGTAGTGGAAGTTCCGAAGAGAGCGGTTCCAGATCATGCAGCGAATCGGGATCAGAATCCGGTAGTGGAAGTTCCAGAGAGAGCGGTTCCAGATCATACAGCGAATCGTTCTCGAAATCCGGTAGCAGAAGTTCCAGAGAGAGCGGTTCCAGATCATACAGCGAATCGGGATCAGAATCCGGTAGCAGAAGTTCCAGAGAGAGCGGTTCCAGATCATACAGCGAATCCTACTCGAAATCCGGTAGTGGAAGTTCCGAAGAGAGCGGTTCCAGATCATGCAGCGAATCGGGATCAGAATCCGGAAGCAGAAGTTCCAGAGAGAGCGGTTCCAGATCATACAGCGAATCCTACTCGAAATCCGGTAGTGGAAGTTCCGAAGAGAGCGGTTCCAGATCATGCAGCGAATCGGGATCAGAATCCGGTAGTGGAAGTTCCAGAGAGAGCGGTTCCAGATCATACAGCGAATCCTACTCGAAATCCGGTAGTGGAAGTTCCGAAGAGAGCGGTTCCAGATCATGCAGCGAATCGGGATCAGAATCCGGTAGTGGAAGTTCCAGAGAGAGCGGCTCCAGGTCATACAGCGAATCGTACTCGAAATCCGGTAGTGGAAGTTCCGAAGAGAGCGGTTCCAAATCATGCAGTGAATCGGGATCAGAATCCGGTAGCAGCAGTCATCACAGGCACAGTTCTGGATCATCTACTGGGAAACATTCAAACTCTGGTCACACTGATTCCAATAAGAGTCGTTCCGGATCATCTAGTGGATCAACCTCGAGTTCAGGCGGCAATAGTTCCAGTAAGAACAAGTCTGGGTCATATAGTGGATCGAAATCGAATTCAGGCAGTCATAAATCAGGATA CTCATTCACGAAGACCATTGTCGACAATAAAGATCAGGAGCCACAGCTCGTTAGATATGAGTCCACAATTGTCTCGTtcacatttttctcaaatctacAATATACGA AAAGCACAGTCCACCGACTAAAGGAACAATCCAACATCATGGCTAAACTTATTCTGCTGTTTGTAGTCGTCACCCTATGTTGCCATTTGGTAGCTGGGAAACCAAGTCCAGGAGGCTATGACGATGGTGGTCATGGATCAGGAAAAGGCAAACCCAAACCATCAGGCGGTTCGTACTCAGGCGGTCATGGTTCGGGAAGTGGCAGTTCTGGGTCATCTAGTGGATCGGGTTCAACTTCAGGCGGTGGCAGTTCCAGTAGTAGCGGATCCGGATCATCTAATGGATCGGGTTCGAGTTCAGGCAGTAGCAGTTCAGACAAGAGCAGCTCTGGATCGTCTAGTGGATCGGGTTCGAGTTCAGGCAGCAGCAGTTCAGACAAGAGCAGCTCTGGATCGTCTAGTGGATCGGGTTCGAGTTCAGGCAGCAGCAGTTCAGACAAGAGCAGTTCCGGATCGTCTAGTGGATCGGGTTCGAGTTCAGGCAGCAGCAGTTCAGACAAGAGCAGCTCCGGATCGTCTAGTGGATCGGGTTCGAATTCAGGCAGCAGCAGTTCAGACAAGAGCAGCTCAGGATCGTCTAGTGGATCGGGTTCGAGTTCAGGCAGCAGCAGTTCGCACAAGAGCGGATCCGGATCATCTAGTGGATCAGGTTCGAGTTCAGGCAGCGGCAGTTCGCACAAGAGCGGATCCGGATCATCTAGTGGATCAGGTTCGAGTTCAGGCAGCGGCAGTTCGCACAAGAGCAGCTCTGGATCGTCTAGTGGATCAGGTTCGAGTTCAGGCAGCAGCAGTTCAGACAAGAGCAGCTCTGGATCGTCTAGTGGATCAGGTTCGAGTTCAGGCAGCAGCAGTTCAGACAAGAGCAGCTCTGGATCATCTAGTGGGTCGGGGTCGAGTTCAGGTAGCAGCAGTTCAGACAAGAGCAGCTCTGGATCGTCTAGTGGATCGGGTTCGAGTTCAGGCAGCAGCAGTTCAGACAAGAGCAGCTCTGGATCATCCAATGGATCGGGGTCGAGTTCCGGCAGCAGCAGTTCAGATAACAGCGGCTCTGGTTCGTCTAGTGGAGCGCACTCGCATTCAGGTGATGGTCATTCGGGCAAGGGTGGTTCCGGATCAGGTCATGGAGGAAAGGGACATAAAGATCCTTGCGacgacgtacatacatactag